The Terriglobia bacterium sequence AAGTTGATCTGCAGGTTGTCCATCCACCATTTACGGTCGGACTCGCTGCCATCAAAGCGCTTACGGACGTCCACCACAACCTGGCTGCCTTCCGTGCCGGTGACGTGGATGGTGCCTTTGTAGTTGTCCACCACCAGAGCGCCGCCGGCGTCCAGACTGAAGGTACGCTGGAAATGTTCAGCTTTCTCATCGCTCGAAGTCTGAGCGGACAAGGAAAATGGCACGAGAAGAGCTGCGGAGACGACGGCGAGAATAAGAGCGCGCATCTTTTGGCCCACAAGATTCAGGCTTGCAAGATTCATGGGAAACCCCCTTTTTCGGGGCATTTTCGTTTTGCCCTATCCTTAGTACGCCGGAGAACTGTCGCTGGTTCCGTTAGACGCAGAGATTGGGGAAAAGTAACCGGGGCCCAAGCGGCTCCAGTGCTATGAAGGTGATTTGCGGCCCGCTAGCTGGGCCCGTCGCGTTCCAGTGCGGCGAAGATCTTGATGGGCGAATTCGACGGGCTTACCCTCTGTTCGTAGTCGCGGAAGCCTTTCAGTTTCAGGGTGATGGTGCGCTCAGCGCCGTCCGGCTTGCGCAGTAGGGTAAAAGCAAAAGGCGTTTCGCCGATCTTGCTGCCGTCAACAAAGATTTCCGCACCGGAAGGCGACGATGTGACGTCAGTGCGTACGCCCGCCCCAACTGGCTGCGAAACCGCGGCTTTGCCCATCAGATGCTCGCGGATGGCCCGCACGTCGCGCCGGATTCCAAAGAGCTGCATTTGGGCCACAAACGCCGCAATACCCAGGGCCAGTGAGACGAGCCACACGAGAACGATCACACCATCAGCCACGATGCCTCCATACGAGTCTTTTTGGCGGTCAAGATGCTACAGCGCTTTTAAGAGTTTCAGCCACCGGTCCCAGGACTCCGCCCGGGCCTTCTTGTTGGCCGTTGCCATATCGTGCGCTTTTTTGGCGGCTGGATCGTCGCTGGTGTTGGCGATCGCGGCGTCAGCGGCGGGATCTTGTCCGGCGCGCATGAAGCCATGACCCGCGCCCTCGTAAGTGATGGGATCATATTTCTTGCCGCCCGCTTTCATCGCTGCCGTGGTGTCAGGAATGGTGGCGCCGATGCGCGCGTCATTGCCGGCATAGAAACCATAGACGGGGGCATTGATGGCGGTGACCTCTTTCGGCCCGGAGCCGTAAAACACAAACGCGGCGCTCAGGTCCTTGCGGTTGGTGGCGAAGCGGAATGACTGGCTGCCGCCCCAGCAGAATCCCGCGACGGCGATCTTGCCGTTGGCGGCGGGAATCTTCCTGGCGTAGTCGGCGACGGCGTTCAAGTCAGCGGTAACCTTATCGTCGGGCAGCTTGGAGTTGGCTTCACGCGCAGCGTCAACGCTGGGGAAGTCGCTGGACTTGCCGCCGTTCGGCCCCATGCCGGAAAGAAAATCAGGAGCAATGGCAATGTATCCGTTGGCCGCCAGTTGATCAGCCACGCTCCGCGCCCAATCCGACAAGCCGAAGATCTCATGGATCACGATGATCACCGGGGCCTTCTTCTTGACCTCCGGATACACGATGAAAGCATGCACGGTGCGGTTGTCATGCTTGATCTGCACCCACTCGCTGTGACGTGATGATTTTTCCAATGACTGTTTGGCCCATTCCTGCGAGAAGGCCGCGGGAAGACTGAGCAGTAGCACAACGGCGAGAGCGATGGTTCGTTTCATGGCGGAAAGAGTGTACTACGCTCGCAAGAAGCCGACAATCGTGGTCAAGGGAACTCTACCTACTTCGGCCCATTCGTCCTCTTGCTTGTCCTGACGGTCGAGGCTCCGCGCTGCGGCGCCGGCGCACCTTTTGCCGTCTTGCTGTTTGCAAGACCGACCTTCTTGTCGGCCTGTTTGGCCCAGTACTTTTCCAGCTCGCGCATGTTCTTGGTTTTCATGGAACTAGCATGACACATTCGCGTCGCAAAAATCGAGCGGGTTGCAAAAATCACGGATGCAACTGCCCCGCAGGCCAAGGCCGTTCACGCTCAGCCCGAAGCTTCCATGGCTTGGGCTTTTGCGGC is a genomic window containing:
- a CDS encoding dienelactone hydrolase family protein, whose amino-acid sequence is MKRTIALAVVLLLSLPAAFSQEWAKQSLEKSSRHSEWVQIKHDNRTVHAFIVYPEVKKKAPVIIVIHEIFGLSDWARSVADQLAANGYIAIAPDFLSGMGPNGGKSSDFPSVDAAREANSKLPDDKVTADLNAVADYARKIPAANGKIAVAGFCWGGSQSFRFATNRKDLSAAFVFYGSGPKEVTAINAPVYGFYAGNDARIGATIPDTTAAMKAGGKKYDPITYEGAGHGFMRAGQDPAADAAIANTSDDPAAKKAHDMATANKKARAESWDRWLKLLKAL
- a CDS encoding PEGA domain-containing protein, with protein sequence MADGVIVLVWLVSLALGIAAFVAQMQLFGIRRDVRAIREHLMGKAAVSQPVGAGVRTDVTSSPSGAEIFVDGSKIGETPFAFTLLRKPDGAERTITLKLKGFRDYEQRVSPSNSPIKIFAALERDGPS